In one Drosophila pseudoobscura strain MV-25-SWS-2005 chromosome X, UCI_Dpse_MV25, whole genome shotgun sequence genomic region, the following are encoded:
- the LOC4814739 gene encoding neuferricin homolog, with translation MFGFVKYLFKLQFLFILAAVLAGLYRTEIKQFANRHAANYVDKADGETVSLQFKAANENTATVLTSAELSKYNGEDGQPIYLALLGSVFDVTRGIKHYGTGCSYNFFVGRDASVAFISGEFEEYDPQTADDVLTLKPNDLLGLANWRDFYEKEYIYKGKLIGRFYDEQGEPTTYYHKYLALLEQAQIAKAEVDELRSKYPGCNIEWSEAKGTRVWCTNTSGDGKERAWTGFPRKLYSRGNKNFNCACVPESELDQIDAEGQAAHGDVMFKTYDNCSSRAKECFYRV, from the coding sequence ATGTTTGGGTTTGTGAAATATCTATTTAAATTGcagtttctttttattttggcaGCTGTGTTGGCTGGCCTTTATCGCACGGAAATAAAGCAGTTTGCAAACAGACATGCGGCTAACTACGTGGACAAAGCTGATGGCGAGACGGTTTCGCTCCAGTTCAAAGCGGCCAACGAAAACACAGCCACGGTCCTAACGTCTGCAGAACTTTCCAAATACAATGGCGAGGATGGACAGCCCATCTACCTGGCATTGCTTGGATCTGTTTTCGATGTGACGCGCGGCATCAAGCACTATGGTACCGGCTGCAGCTATAACTTCTTTGTGGGACGCGATGCCTCTGTTGCGTTTATAAGCGGCGAGTTTGAAGAGTACGACCCGCAGACTGCGGACGATGTGCTCACCCTGAAACCCAACGACCTCCTTGGCCTGGCCAATTGGAGGGATTTCTATGAGAAGGAATATATCTACAAGGGGAAGCTGATTGGACGTTTCTACGATGAACAGGGCGAACCGACGACGTATTACCACAAATACCTGGCGCTTTTGGAGCAGGCTCAAATAGCCAAGGCTGAGGTGGACGAGCTGCGCTCAAAGTATCCCGGCTGCAACATTGAATGGTCTGAGGCGAAGGGAACGCGCGTGTGGTGTACCAACACGAGCGGCGATGGCAAGGAGCGAGCCTGGACGGGCTTTCCACGAAAGCTGTATAGCCGCGGTAATAAGAATTTCAATTGCGCCTGTGTACCCGAATCGGAACTAGACCAAATAGATGCCGAAGGCCAGGCGGCTCATGGCGATGTCATGTTCAAGACGTACGACAACTGTTCGTCCCGAGCCAAGGAGTGTTTCTACAGAGTGTAA
- the LOC4815250 gene encoding COMM domain-containing protein 3, with protein sequence MATAAASCPAVEADTDASNLISATVVAGLKNLGTILTPPITKILIANSLKLTLHPDATIAPVPEIYANNAASAKQSEYAVVALYALATKHAWDGLTLRHQLEGLAVHSSAVDELTRVYEDNRKDLVLRQLQVGHNFPHITDVQWRIVCDVKSSTSATSTGVAQFCINLGRFQQSSGERITIVEFVCNAEELHSLINRLKEIERHCNQMAIR encoded by the exons ATGGCTACGGCTGCAGCGAGTTGCCCGGCAGTGGAGGCGGACACAGATGCCAGTAACTTAATCTCGGCTACTGTGGTGGCGGGCCTTAAAAACCTGGGCACGATTCTGACGCCCCCCATCACAAAGATTCTCATTGCGAATTCCCTCAAGTTGACCCTTCACCCGGACGCAA CCATTGCACCGGTGCCTGAAATCTATGCCAACAATGCTGCCAGCGCCAAGCAAAGCGAATATGCCGTCGTTGCCCTCTACGCCTTGGCCACCAAGCATGCCTGGGATGGACTGACACTCCGCCATCAATTGGAGGGTCTCGCGGTTCACAGCAGTGCCGTGGATGAGTTGACACGCGTCTACGAGGACAATCGGAAGGATCTGGTGCTGCGTCAACTGCAAGTCGGACACAATTTTCCCCACATCACCGATGTCCAGTGGCGGATTGTGTGCGATGTAAAGTCCTCCACGTCCGCCACCAGCACAGGCGTTGCCCAGTTTTGCATTAATCTTGGCCGGTTTCAGCAAAGCAGCGGCGAACGGATCACAATTGTGGAGTTCGTGTGCAACGCCGAGGAGCTACATTCGCTGATCAATCGGCTAAAGGAGATCGAGAGGCATTGTAATCAAATGGCCATTAGATAG
- the LOC4815163 gene encoding methylmalonic aciduria and homocystinuria type D homolog, mitochondrial: MSRTLIRTLETVGRIWHVPTTARIRGRTGLFSADIPMAAMISAVNYSKRGSPSDAGSPFKIVTRTRELADDDLNSIESELNWELTASKSNRFYLPNGFGPAWQGYNSTIDLMAPLSEIVNFNKEENKDKSSLEISCCQCPMLIRDTLIELFPVRAVASKDTAITLLTLSYDGDIETGATKFVLAARDISDRLLSMGFWSDFLNPFSGRPYFMPKEDAMLYKQDSRFRGLNMSLTIKNHCMVIAAKEDDNTHFSGTIYCTAPSNYDILVKILSPNDDQLNYNRLF; the protein is encoded by the exons ATGTCGCGTACACTGATTCGCACACTCGAAACTGTGGGCCGCATCTGGCATGTTCCGACAACAGCCCGCATCCGCGGCCGGACTGGGTTATTCAGCGCAGATATTCCAATGGCAGCCATGATAAGCGCAGTAAACTACTCAAAGCGCGGATCCCCTTCGGACGCAGGCAGTCCGTTTAAGATTGTGACCAGGACTCGCGAGCTCGCCGACGACGATCTCAACAGCATTGAGTCCGAGCTGAACTGGGAGTTGACTGCCTCAAAGAGCAATCGCTTCTACTTGCCAAATGGCTTTGGCCCAGCCTGGCAGGGCTATAATTCCACCATTGATCTGATGGCTCCACTCTCGGAGATAGTGAATTTCAACAAAGAGGAAAATAAGGACAAGTCGAGCCTTGAGATCTCCTGCTGCCAGTGTCCCATGCTGATACGTGACACCCTCATCGAACTGTTCCCAGTGCGCGCTGTTGCAAGCAAGGATACGGCCATTACGTTGCTCACCTTGAGCTATGATGGTGACATCGAAACAGGCGCCACCAAG TTTGTGCTGGCCGCCAGAGACATCAGCGATCGCCTCTTATCGATGGGCTTCTGGTCGGACTTCCTAAATCCGTTCAGTGGACGACCCTACTTTATGCCCAAAGAGGATGCCATGTTGTACAAGCAGGATTCGCGCTTCCGCGGGCTGAATATGAGTCTGACCATCAAAAACCATTGCATGGTGATTGCTGCCAAGGAGGACGACAATACCCACTTCTCAGGGACTATTTACTGTACTGCGCCAAGCAACTACGATATCCTAGTGAAGATTCTGTCGCCCAACGACGACCAGCTGAACTATAACAGGCTCTTTTAA